The DNA sequence ctaagattaaatgtcaggaattgtgaaaatctgagttcaaatgtatttggctaaggagtatgtaaacttccaacttcaactgtaggtagcaGAGAGACTGACTTGACAGAGACAGCGCTGGGCCAGCGGCCCCCCAGCTTGGCAAAGTGTTTCCTGGGAGAGTTGATCCACAGACCCACAGGGAAATGGAGCTTCCTGAAGCGAGGACTGTCAGTCCCCTCCATCTGATCCATCTGAGaaccaacgagagagagagataaaggtatTGTGTAATGTGAGAACTCAAAGAACACAGATCAAACGTTCATAATCTTTGAGTTAATTAATTAAGATGTGTGTGGACTATACTGCTTTACATTCTATTCACATGGGTCTGAAACAGGCCCTTGATATATTTGGACATAAATCAAAGGTTGAATTATCAGGGGGAAGAAGacgttttcctccaaacaacCCAACTAGGAGTATGTAATCCTAAAATGGTCAAATAATGAATAGTTTAAGGTCATCATCATGAATAGTTTGAGATCCTCCGGATCCTTGTAGAATTGTTCATTGCTACACACCAAAGCAATTTGGCTGTGGAAGTGATTGTTGCCCCCCATTGTTAcaaaaattattataataatttaaatggTAGATAGGTTACACTTGGCTCAAATCATCTCAAATTCTTACGTTACAGCACTGTAAATGACATCTTTGTCACAAAGGTACTCTAAATTGAATGTGTGTCATTCCTCCttatccaaacaggaagtgtgtTGTACAGGCCTCAGATCCAGCTGTCATGTTGAAAGGGAAATCCCCACTCTTAAGGTCACTACATGTCTGTCCCTCAGCCTACAACTAGGTGTAGAATGAAATCACCCTTAGACACTGACCTAAGGTCAGTCTGAAGTTTTCACTCGAATGTAGAGTTTGGGAAGGGAAAACTGATACTAGATCTGTGCTTAGGGGCAGCTTCAATCCTTCTAAAATGATGTGTCAAACTGAAAAATTAAAGTAGAGTGGTTCAAATTTGAACCCAACTAATctattttaaaaaaaagtattctaCTTTCTATAATGCAATGTGGCAAAAGAAACAGCAAGAACATATCAGCAACATTTTACAGTGGAAAATTATCAACATTGTGATCTCTAGCTTATCATGGATGACAGCTCAAATGTTAAAAAATGTCATGGAAAAATAACGAACCAATGCAACACAATATGCCCTCTACAATAAAAGCGTTTTGAAAGTACTTACCGAGAAAGACTGCAGTTCCCTCTTCGTATAAGTATTTTATTAGTCCTTCTCAACAGAAAAAAACTAAATGGTTAAAAACAACTTAGTATTTTCCTTTTTCCCCAAGACAAAAACTCCATTTTCAAAACGTCTATCTGTGCCACaggtatctctctttctctcgaacACGTTCTCTTCATCAATATAGTCTCTTTAAAATCAGAACATAtttttctccactctctctctttttctttgtgTTTTCTGTCGGTCTTCTAGGTAATGGTGGTATgggctccttctctctctttctctgcctctgtgGGTCTATAGATAGAGAAACAGGCCCATTGTTCTAAGTGACAGAATTTCCTTCCTTCATGCTGGACAACACCtatatcctgagagagagagagagagagagagagagagagaggaaatggggaGATTATTTTGTGATGCACACACTTGCTGGCCCCTTGTACCCTCCctggacatactgtatatactgtacatacacactatAAAGAGATAAGACTAGGAATGGGGGAGGGTTAATCCAGcattcccctgtctcccccaagcacacatgcacacatgcacactggTTGGATTCCGTTAGACCATTGTCTTTGGCATTAGGGTGCTTTGGAGCGCTGGGGTTGGGTACGGAGAAGATTGGGTGGGGGTGGAGGACGGGGCGGGGGCTGGGGGGGCAGTGAGAATCTGTGATTAATTTGGACAACTAATTACTTTAACACAGCCACTGAGAGAAAAGAGGTTTATGCTCCCAGCTTAAAAATGATAGCAGTCAGTCAGAACGTATAACCTTTGTCTAGTTGTCCACAGGAATGTTGCTTTTAAAGTGTAGTCCAGAGTTCAGATCTTTGATTGCCCAAGAAATTACATTGTAGTGCATCAAGAAACAGGCCTATAATGTTTTCTAGAAAAGGACATACTTTGAGCAGCAGGTTTTTGCTGAAAAGTGGAAGAAGGAAACAGTGAGACAGGAAGTCAGAGAAAGAGGGACacctgtgacctctgaccttgtctACAACAGGAAGATTGTGATAGGAAAAGAGAGGACAggcagggagaaagggggagcaagaaaaggagaaagagagaaagttacATTGGATTCATCATAATATCTGAACCAGTTAGCTAAGGCTACTATAATAACATATATACTGGAAGGGATGTATGTAGACATCCATTCTTACAATGTGTTAATACATGTACAATAAAGCTTGAAACTATGCAACTGAAATTATAGGCTATTACAGGTACTACCAAAACACACAAAAACTAGACGCTTGCTTCGAAATGAGACAGTGTGCCAGACAGTGTACTTCCACTGAGTAGGTAGTGAGCTCGTCCAGACACTCTGAGGTCTTTGGTTTGGAGAGGTGCTCACAGACAGGGATGGCCGGGTGACAGCAGCCTGTGAACACTCCTTTGCGTCATGGAGTTTCTTTGTTATGTTTGCCTTTGACGCGCGGGTGATAACTCATACCCTTTTCCAGGTAGGCAACCCTCTGTAGGTTTTCGTTGGAATAACTGTTAACTAAAAGAATGACACTTTAAACTTGGCACAGTTCAGGTGTGGGCCAACATAGTATTCTCTtccttgttctcctctctcttttctttggGAACAGATACGAGTTAGAAGCTATTTATCTTTACTATTGTTAGACATACTGACACAGTTGTGGGGGATCTATTTTAGCCTGGGCAAAGCTTTATCACAATGTCCACTTTGGCCTGCTACTGTGGGCCCTGTATTttcgaaacaaaacaaacaagttcTTCTCACAGCCTACATTGCTTACAAATGTGTGAGCAACTTTTATGAGCAAGACAATGCTGCTGGAGGACAGAGATTTGCAGAGGTTTCTAGATGTTGAAAGGCAGGGGTAAAAATAGATGACTCACAGCATTGGCCATCCTGTTGATTTGGGACAGACATAAGGCTGTTGATTTGGGACAGGATATCATGCTGTTGAGTTTGGACAGGAGGTCATGCTATTGATTTGGGACAAGAGGTCATCCTGTTGATTTGGGATGGAATTTCATCCTGTTGATTTGAGGCAGGAGATCAGGCTTTTGAATTGGGACAGGATCAGGTGTTTTGATTTGGGACATGAACAGGTGTTTTGATTTGGGACAGGGTCAGGTGTTTTTGTCTGGGGCTACAGCAGAAAATGTGCTGTTGGAGGTAATGGGAGACTGGCGTTGGGAAACACTGTACTAGGCtatcactgacatgatcttcttAGTGTAAATAAATGATGCTAAAGTCAATGATTACACTTCATATGGCTTAAATATTCCAAAGTGATTCCCATAATTTATTTGTGTTTCTAATTATTGTTTATAGACAATAGAGAGAAAAAATGATGCATAAAAACCTGAGAAACGATTACTTTTTTCTCATTCCCATACCATGGTGATTACACTTGCGAGTCCACGCACAACATCCCAGCATACACTGCGTTACGGTCTTCCGGTGAGAGAGGACACAAGAAACAGTCCAAGGTAGGTCGTGGAAAACTGCCGGAAAATCATGAGTTTGTCTCTTTCAATTAATATACTGAGGTTCGgtattgttttgtttgtgtggaagtatttCAATTAATTGGAAATAACGTCTGCCGTGCCACTGTTTTGAGCCGGCTATCTAGCTGAGTTCAAGCTAATGTAGCTAGCCAGCAAGCAAGCCAACAAATACATTTGAAGCTATACTACATTATTTCATTCGATGTGGTTAGTGAGCTGTAATTTCTAACTTTCTAGCTAGTCAGAAATCTCCATTCAAGTATTTTACTTATTTGTTAACTAACGTTAGTTACCAGGAAATACGGATTGATAAGTCACCTTCCATGACTGAATTCAAGCTAGCTAAGGTTACAACTTCggggatgtcatttacaaaatagcctccaacactctactcagcaaattggatgtagttaatcacagtgccatccgttttgtcacgaatgccccatatactacccaccacgacgacctgtatgctctcgttggctggccctcgctacatacagttgaagtcggaagtttatatacaccttagccaaatacatttaacataggtttttcacaattcctgacatttaatcctagtaaaaattcagtcaggtttgtaggcctatttgctcacacgctttttctgttctgcccacaaatttgacaggattgaggtcagggctttgtgatggccactccaataccttgactttgttgtccttatgccattttgccacaactttggccgtatgcttggggtcattgtccatttggaagacccatttgcgaccaagctgtaacttcctgactTCCTGCCTTATTATGCCATCTattatgtgaagtgcaccagtccctcctacagcaaagcacccccataacatggtgcttgcaagcctccccctttttcctccaaacataacaatggtcattatggccaaacagttccatttttgtttcattagaccagaggacatttctccaaaaagtatatttgtccccatgtgcagttgcaaaccatagtctggctttttttaatggcagttttggagcagtgacttcttccttgatgagcggcctttcaggttgtcgacattggactcgttttactgtggatatagatacttttgtacttgtttcctccaggatcttcaccaggtcctttgctgttgttctgggattgatttgcactttttgcaccaaagtacgttcatctctaggagacagaacactccttcctgagcagtttgatggctgcgtggtccttggtgtttatacttgcgttctattgtttgtgcagatgaacgtggtacttcaggcgtttggaaattgctcccaaggatgaaccagacttgtggaggtctacaatatatTTTCAGAGGTCATTGCTGATTTCTGttgattgtcccatgatgtcaagcaaaaatgcattgagtttgaaggtaggccttgaaatacatccacaggtacacctccaattgactcaaattatgtcaattagcctatcagaagcttctaaagccatgacataattttatggaattttctaagctgtttaaaggcacagtcaacttagtgtatgtacacttctgacccactggaattgtgatacagtgaattataattgaaataatgtctgtaaacaattgttggaaaaatgacttgtgtcatgcagaaagtagatgtcctaatcgacttgccaaaattatagtttgttaagaagaaatttggggagtggttgaaacacttagattggtgtcattaaaactcgtttatgtaaacttcagacttcaactgtattcattgccaaacccactggctccaggtcatctataagtctatgctaggtcaAGCcctaccttatctcagctcactggtcaccatagcaacacccacccgtagcacgttcTCCAGCAGGTAAATTTCACTGGTCATCACCAAAGCCAAtttctcctttggccgcctttccttccagttctccgctgcccatgactggaacgaattgcaaaaatcactgaaactggagtcttctatctccctctctaactttaagcatcagctgtcagagcagcttaccgatcactgtacctgtacacagcccatctgtaaatagcacatcaactacctcatcccaaatattatttttctttcattttgctcttttgcaccccggtgtctctacttgcacacaatcctctgcacatctatcactccagtgttaatgctaaattgtaattattttgcccctttggcctatttattgccttacttccctaatcttactacatttgcacacactgtatatagatttttctattgtgttattgactgtacgtttgtttgtgtaactctgttgtttttgtcgcactactttactttgtcttggccaggtcgcagttgtaaatgagaacttgatctgaactggcctacctggttaaataaaggtgaaataaatataataaacaaGCTTTCTATCGATCTGTCTGTCCTAGTTGTGAGTTGTCATTGCACTAGCTATGACCTAGTCAAATAGACAGCTATACAGGCTCTCATGGATAAGTATTTTGCTAGCTAATAAGCCTATCTGAACTAGTCCATTCCATATTCTATTATCATGACAACAAGATCATTTCCTACTGTGTGCAAGTGTATTGGTAGCTTCGGAAGCCCAGGCCAGTCAACAAGGGCAGATTTGGAAGGATGGCCTCGTGAGACTAGTGTACAACTCATGTTTAGTTTCATGACATTATATGACATCTCCCTATCGATGTGTGTCAGTGTTGACATAGTGAGACCGCCAGCTAGCCAGCATGTCTGACGTTATTGAGGAGAAGATAAAGAACTACAGGACGGCTCCCTTCGACGCCCGCTTCCCCAACACCAACCAGACCCGCAACTGCTTTCAGAACTATCTGGGTAAGTTAGCTAGCTGATCAACTACTTCTCTTTTCTGACCCGCCACAcacatctccccctctttctccagcCCTGCCAGCAGTCTACTGCTCATTTCTACCTCCCAACTGACACACACAATGGTGAAAGGACAGGATACTTCTGGCCATCAGGCTCTTCTGCCACCCTGAACACTCTTGGTTGCCTTCCCAgcaattttcttcttcttcacaaaGATAAAGATCTGGGTTGGTTAACAAAACAAGGATTGTTATCTGAAGGCCAATTTTAAACTCATTTGCCTGCACTTTGAATCATGCGGTTGATGATTTGCAGTTGATGtgcattgaaaacagtggtattTGCTCTCGAAGCATTGATGCATGTCCAACTTCTTAGGTTGATAAGAGCCCCATGAGAAGCACCTCCTCAGAGTGATCTAAATCACTATCAGTTCACATTAGACCAGATAGAATGTTGGCTGTCCCTCAGCTATTCACCAAGGTACGCCATCATAAGCCAACTGTCTGTACTGACTGACATGTCCGTTAGGCAAGGGTACTACTTGGGTAAGCCAGATCTTTTCGGTCTTCAACACTCGTTTAGTAAGGATAGCCTAATGTATCTGTCGGtgtactttttttctttttttttacgttgatattttagtcatttagcagactaacagtagtgagtgcatacatttattttttctgTTTCATACTGGTCTCCCGTGGGATTCAAACCCACTACCATGGCATTGCACACGCCCGTGCTCAACCGACTGAGCCATACGGGACAACACTTTTAGTTTTAGTTAGTGTCAGATTTCTGTGGACATAATTTAGCACATCAGATAAGGGTCCATTTGTGGTGGCTGTTTGCTGTTAGATGTTTAGGTTCAGAAATGTAACACCAGTGTCAGTAAAAGTTGTAATAACTGTCTTAATGCTTACCACTTCATTCTGTCAATATtaactctctcctccccctctttctagaCTTCCACAGGTGCAACAAAGCTTTGTCAGACAAAGGCCAGGATGTGGCTCCCTGTGACTGGTACCAGAGGGTCTACAAGAGTATCTGTCCCATGAGCTGGGTACGTATGCTGCTGCTGTGGCTCATAGTATGGTGCGGGCACTCCTTTATAAGGTTAAGCAGATCTATAGTGGCAAACTATTCAAACAAAGCCTAAAGGAGTGGGCATACACACCATGCCCCCTAACTGCCTTCCCATTGTTGTGTAGTATTGTCAGCAATGATTGGACCTCCCCTAGAGATGGATGATGAATCACTTTAATCAGCTCACGTTAGAACCTACATTCACTCACATTAGCAGTGCCTCAACTATTCACAATGTGCCAACAGTCTGAGCACCACATTCCATAGAAGCCTTTAGTAGTTCCAGCATGTCTAAACTCTGCCAACAGTCTGTTCTGACATGTCCACTGAGTGGAACAGTTATGAATGTACCTGTTCTTCTGTGTCTCAAATGTCCTTACCTGAAGTGGTAGTTGGTATACAGTGTGGACCTCTGTTATGTTGCAAGTGTTCATACACTCTGTTTGTTGTGAGTCCAATAACTGACCATGGTCCCAGTCTGAAGTCGATTCCTACCCCCTACCCTTAGACACTTTTCATAGATCTGAAAGCATGAGATGGGTGTAATATGAAGGCTACTGTGTTATAACTGTATGTTACACTGATAGGCAGTTTAACCTTATGAGCGCATTTCCTCCTGCAGGTTGCCAAGTGGGACGACCAGATAGAGGCCGGAAGCTTTCCCGGCAAGATCTAAAATGGCTGACCTCAGGACTTTCTGTTAGCCACACCTTCAACTTTGACCCCTGTAGCGCGCCTAAGGACATGTGTTGACCACGTACCACACCATTCTAAATGTTATTAACAGTGTTACTAATGAAACAATCACTTAATAAAAATACGCACCTGTTTTGAACCTGTCTGGTGGTGGTTcacttggtattttattaggatccccattagccgttgcaacagttactcttcctgggtccACACAACCTAAAACGTGGCAAAATGCATAACATTGatagacaggaacagaaacacatTTTAAACCAGATCAATACACCTAACAAAGGTCCTGTACTGCATGCATATACATACAAGATTTTAGGTCATACAGCAGGGTTCTCCAACTGGTGGGCCCAATCAGGTCCACAGGTTATTTTATTTGGACCCCCCAAGTTATTGAATTTTTCAATTGTTGGacaaaagacaaaaaaaacaccaGCCAAACAGCTCAGTGATTTAAATTTTGGTaatccaaagtattcccacacataatagagatTTTATTGTATATGAACGTAAGCAAGGTTTGACATTTTTTtatgtggtcaatttgcagtctacaaattatttgtagttCGGtctgtggctgaatctagttaatAATCCCTGTCATACAGGGTCAGAGGCTGTGAGGTGTTGCCTCACTTTGTTTTTTAACTAACTTTGCTGCTTGCCTGAGTGACCCGAGTTGGAAGTGAGTTCCATTCAACCATTGCGATACAATACTGTACATTACCTTGAGTGCATTCTGGGTTTGAGGACCGTGTAGTGACCCCTGGTGGCATTTCTGGTGGTAAGTACTGTGTCAGCTGTATGTAAGTGAGATACAAACAATTTGGAAGAGTGATGTGGTCAATCTCATCTACTTTGAACCAGGAGAGACATTGAATGTTGAAAATACAGCCCATTCTTGCTATTTTGACAGGGTTCTTTTTAATTTGATCTACCACTTAATTCAGCTGGACATGTTTGAGTTACAATTATGTTTCTGTGATAGTCGGTCTATTAAATAGTTGTTGGCCATTAGGaatgcacatttttttttactgagaAATTCCAATCAATCTTATACATGTTATGACTGGGCTCAGTCACAGCATAGACTGACGTTGATTCTGCAGCTTCCAAGTCTTCCATAGCAGCTAATCTCCATATAATGGCAGTAGTCATTACTAGGAAATAAATTCAATGCAATGcccactttgtaacacagggTGGCAGTGTTGGATTAATTCAATGCATTTCTGCTGACGTAACCAGTTTCTGCATACTGGCAATCTTGAAGAGCTTTCTGATCAGTGAGAATGTCTGCAGATTTTTGTAAAAAACAATTGTTGCCATATATCATGACCACATCAGTGGAGATGGAGCGTGTCTGAGTGTACATAACACACCACAAAcaactctctcaccccctccctctgacTATAGCAGGCTTTCATAGCTCCCTGGTAGAGCAATGATATTGGCTTAGAGAGACCACATGACCAGTGGAGATGTTGGCCGATTGGTttccctggcaacagctctgccACCACAGACAGGATGtgacagaggagggagacagtgaTAGACTACACAGAAGTCATGTCTGTCAATCCCACGCAATCAAACTTTTAGGTCTCTGTCAAATGATCAAATTTATTTTGTATTGGTCAGGATTTACTTGTTTTTGGGCTGAAAGCAAACACATTCCAAACTAGTCTTAAGCATTGCATGTCATTCTGATTTTTTATGGATAGTTGAAACAGTTTCTTATGCAGGGTTTTCCTTCTCAGAGGTGAAGGTGCCTCTACATCCCTCTCATTTTATAGATGTTTCATAAGTAGTTTGAGGacaggcagggtttcataggcagtgatgtcttggaggaggacaggcagggtttcataggcagtgatgtcttggaggaggacagggtttcataggcagtgatgtcatggaggacaggcagggtttcataggcagtgatgtcttggaggaggacaggcagggtttcataggcagtgatgtcttggaggaggacaggcagggtttcataggcagtGATGTCATGGAGGACAGGCAGGATTTCATAGGCAGTGATGTCTTGGAGGacaggcagggtttcataggcagtgatgtcatggaggaggacaggcagggtttcataggcagtgatgtcttggaggaggacaggcagggtttcataggcagtgatgtattggaggaggacaggcagggtttcataggcagtGATGTCATGGAGGACAGGCAGGATTTCATAGGCAGTGATGTCTTGGAGGacaggcagggtttcataggcagtgatgtcatggaggaggacaggcagggtttcataggcagtgatgtcttggaggaggacaggcagggtttcataggcagtgatgtattggaggaggacaggcagggtttcataggcagcgatgtcttggaggaggacaggcagggtttcataggcagtGATGTCTTGGAGGGCATGCAGGATTTCATAGGCAGTGATGTCttggaggaggacaggcaggATTTCATAGGCAGTGATGTCTTGGAGGAGGACTGGCAGGATTTCATAGGCAGtgatgtcttggagggcaggcaggatttcataggcagtgatgtcttggagggcatgcagggtttcataggcagtGATGTCTTGGAGGGCATGCAGGATTTCATAGGCAGTGATGTCTTGGAGGGCATgcagggtttcataggcagtgatgtcttggagggcatgcagggtttcataggcagtGATGTCTTGGAGGGCATGCAGGATTTCATAGGCAGTGATGTCTTGGGGGAGGACAGGCAGGATTTCATAGGCAGTGATGTCTTGGAGGGCATGCAGGATTTCATAGGCAGTGATGTCTTGGGGGAGGGcaggcagggtttcataggcagtGATGTCTTGGAGGGCATGCAGGATTTCATAGGCAGTGATGTCttggaggaggacaggcagggtttcataggcagtgatgtcatggaggaggacaggcagggtttcatagtcagtgatgtcttggaggaggacaggcagggtttcataggcagtgatgtcttggaggaggacaggcagggtttcataggcagtTATGTCTTGGAGGAGAACGggcagggtttcataggcagtgatgtcttggaggaggacaggcagggtttcataggcagtgatgtcttggaggagaacgggcagggtttcataggcagtgatgtcttggaggaggacaggcagggtttcataggcagtgatgtcttggaggaggacaggcagggtttcataggcagtgatgtcttggaggaggacaggcagggtttcataggcagtgatgtcttggaggaggacaggcagggtttcataggcagtgatgtcttggaggaggacaggcagggtttcataggcagtgatgtcttggaggaggacaggcagggtttcataggcagtgatgtcttggaggaggacaggcagggtttctgatgtcttggaggaggacaggcagggttTCAGGCAGTTTCTTGGAGGAGAACGggcagggtttcataggcagtgatgtcttggaggaggacaggcaggatttcataggcagtgatgtcttggaggagaacgggcagggtttcataggcagtgatgtcttggaggaggacaggcaggatttcataggcagtgatgtcttggaggagaacaggcagggtttcataggcagtgatgtcttggaggaggacaggcagggtttcataggcagtgatgtcttggaggaggacaggcagggtttcataggcagtgatgtcttggaggagaacgggcagggtttcataggcagtgatgtcttggaggaggacaggcagggtttcataggcagtgatgtcatggaggaggacaggcagggtttcatagtcagtgatgtcttggaggaggacaggcagggtttcataggcagtgatgtcttggaggaggacaggcagggtttcataggcagtgatgtcttggaggagaacaggcagggtttcataggcagtgatgtcttggaggaggacaggcagggtttcatggcagtgatgtcttggaggaggacagggggtttcataggcagtgatgtcttggaggaggacaggcagggtttcataggcagtgatgtcttggaggaggacaggcagggtttcataggcagtgatgtcttggaggaggacaggcagggtttcataggcagtGATGTCTTGGAGGAGAACAGGGCAGGTTTCATAGGCAGTGATGTCttggaggaggacaggcagggtttcataggcagtgatgtcttgggggaggacaggcagggtttcataggcagtgatgtcttggaggaggacaggcagggtttcataggcagtgatgtcttggaggagaacaggcagggtttcataggcagtgatgtcttggaggaggacaggcagggtttcataggcagtgatgtcttggaggaggacaggcagggtttcataggcagtgatgtcttggggaggaggacaggcaggatttcataggcagtgatgtcttggaggaggacaggcagggtttcataggcagtgatgtcttggaggaggacaggcagggtttcataggcagtgatgtcttggaggaggacaggcagggtttcatatgcagtgatgtcttggaggaggacaggcagggtttcataggcagtgatgtcttggaggaggacaggcagggtttcataggcagtgatgtcttggaggaggacaggcagggtttcataggcagtgatgtcttggaggaggacaggcagggtttcataggcagtGATGTCATGGAGGACAGGCAGGATTTCATAGGCAGTGATGTCttggaggaggacaggcagggtttcataggcagtgatgtcttgggggagggcaggcagggtttcataggcagtGATGTCTTGGGGGAGGGCATGCAGGATTTCATAGGCAGTGATGTCTTGGGGGAGGGcaggcagggtttcataggcagtgatgtcttggaggaggacaggcagggttttttaggcagtgatgtcttggaggagaacaggcagggtttcataggcagtgatgtcttggaggaggacaggcagggtttcataggcagtgatgtcttggaggagaacgggcagggtttcataggcagtgatgtcttggaggagaacgggcagggtttcat is a window from the Oncorhynchus tshawytscha isolate Ot180627B linkage group LG03, Otsh_v2.0, whole genome shotgun sequence genome containing:
- the LOC112237109 gene encoding cytochrome c oxidase subunit 6B1, giving the protein MSDVIEEKIKNYRTAPFDARFPNTNQTRNCFQNYLDFHRCNKALSDKGQDVAPCDWYQRVYKSICPMSWVAKWDDQIEAGSFPGKI